Genomic window (Candidatus Ozemobacteraceae bacterium):
ACCTACGCCGGCGACCCGGAGATCTTTCGCGGCGAGAAACTGGTATACCAGAATCTCCGACATGAAACACTGCCGGTACGGCTCGTGGCGGCACTCGACAGGGACGGATTCTTTCCGAAAAATTCGCTTTCATATATATGCCGGCCGAAGAGCCCTTTCTCCCTCGAATATATCGCCGGGCTCCTCAACAGCCGTCTCGTCAACGCCTGGTTTGCCGGCAGATTCTTCAGCTTCCACGTCACCGTCACGCAGGTCCGCTCCATCCCGATCCCCGAGGCCGACGAACGGCGTCGGGGTGCCGTCGAGCAGATCGTGCGAAGACTCGCGAATCTCTCCCCGGGAGACGGCATCCGTGAGAGCGATGCCATGCAATTGTCGCTGGCCGTCGCCGCCTGCTACTTTCCCGACAAAGATCCCCTGCAGATCGTTCGACAGATTGCTTGATCGAATATTGAGCCTGTGATACACTGGGTTAGCACTCTGAATCGAAGAGTGCTAAATGAACCAATCTCGTCGACAGGCGTTCATACTCAGGAGGAGACATATGCCGACATACAGTTATTTCTGCCCGGCGTGTGAGAAGAAATTCGATGCCTTTCATTCGATGAAATGTACGGATCCGCAACTGTGTCCGACCTGCGGAACCGCGGGAAAAAAGCTGCTTTCGGCCAGTTCGATCATTTTCAAGGGCTCGGGATTCTATACGACGGATTATAGAAGCTCGGGATACGTCGAGGCGCAGAATCGCGACAAGGACACGTCGACACCTGCCGCTCCGAAGAGCGACGGCGGCTCGGGCGGCGCTTCCTCCGGGGCGGGCACCGCGAAAACAGCCGATTCCTCCGCGCCGTCCGCGTCGTCCGGTGACGCGTCGTCGCCGAGTTCGACCGCCGGAGGGAAGGAACAGGCGTGCGCGGCCTGAGTTCCCGTGATCGATCCGCTGCTTGAAGGTCTCGCCGATCCGGACCCCGAACGACGCCGCAGGGCGATCTTCGGGGTCCTTTCGCATCGGCGCCATGACCTGCTGACGCCCCTGTATGACCTGGCCCTGGCGGAAAAAGAGGCCGGCCTGGCCGTTCTCGCGACCCAGGTCGTGCTGTCGCTCCGTTCCGCCCCGCCCGATCCGCGCCAGGACGAACTGATCGAACGGGCTGTGGCCGACCGCGATCCCGACAGGCTCGACGAGGCTTCCTGGGAGTATCTCGAAACCGCGGGAACTCGCCTGCAGAGACTCCATGTGCTTGCCTTGCTCTCGCGGCATGACGCTCCGCCTCGACATGCGCGCGGGTTTCTCGAAAGCTGTATCGGCCATTGCGACCCCGACGTGCGAACGGCCGCATGTCGGCCGGCCGTTGCCGCCGGGAACGGGCGCCTGCTGGCCTGGGTGCTCGCGGCCATCGAAGACCCCGACGCCGGCGTCGGGCGCGAGGCGGTGGCTGCGATTCAGACCGCGCCCCGCGCCCTCATCGCCGACGCTCTGGAAGAGGCTCTTACGGACGCCGACGAATGGGTGCCGGCCTGCGTCGCCGAGTTCCTTCCCGTCCTTGCCGGCGAGGAGATGCGCGAATCGCTCCTGCGGGGGGGCGAAAGCGCTCTGCCCAGGGTCGCCGCGAGATCACGCGAGGCTCTTGCCAGGCTCGACGCGCGAAAAATGGCCTCCCGCCTTCCGCCTCCTCCGCCGCTTCCGAAACCCATCGAACGGCCGGCCGATGTGAAATTCTCCTTTCCCTCGCCAATGCCGGTCGCGACGAAACCCGCCGTCGCCGCGCCGCCGCCGGGCCCGCTTCCCTGGGCGCACCTCGTGACGGCGCTGGCGTCCGCACCGGAAACGATCCCTGCGGCAGGCCCCGAAATCGCCCCTCCGACTCCACCGCCGGCCAGAGAGACCCCGAAGAAGGAACGCGTCATCTCGATGCGCAGCAGAATAACGAAAGATAAACATGAGAAACCGGCAGCCGTCATGGAGAAACCGTTCGCCTCTGCGATGGCAGATGGCGGGGCACGCCTTGTTTCCCGGCCGCAGGCGGGAGAGGTTTCTCTGGCAACGCCCCGTCCGCCGGGAGATGCCCTTTCTTCCGTTGATATATCTGCAGATACACCAGGGCAACTCGATTTGGACGTATGGGAGGCTGTTTCCATCGATTTTGCTGCGCCGAGGGAGCCGAGGCTGGCGGTGCAGATCGAGCCGGCAGGGGAACCGCCGGTTGGCATGTCCGTTTCAGACACAGCGGACATCGAGATAACGATCGACGATGCGCATGTCGCACAGACCGCTCCGTTGAGCGAGGCATCGGAAGCCCCGGAACAATCCCGGGACGGCGCGCTGTCTCTTGCAAAGCCGCCGATGATCGATACGATCCTTGCACGGTACCCGTCGTTCGTCACGGGGCCGCTCGAGCGGTTCTTCCGGCCGGCCGCCCCTGACGCGCTTATGGAGACGCTCCGGGCCGCTATCGAGCCGCTGATCGCGTTCCTGTCGTTCGCGTTCCTGCAAACCTACCTGTTTTTCGGCCGGCGGACGCCCAAAGGCGACCAGGCCGCCAGGGACGCCCTGAACGCCCATTTTTCCGGCCCTGCATCCGTTCGGCTGCTGCATCACCTCTCGCTCTCCGTGAGGGAGATCGAGGGAGATGCGTTCTTTTCCACCGGGCTTGCGAGGGCGATGAATGAGGCTTCCGAAGACATGAACCCCCTGTTCATGCTCCGCGAGGTGACGGAGTTCCTGAAAACACCCCCGGACGAAGCAGGTGATGGCCTGCAGCAGGTCGCGGGAGGACTTCCGGCCCTGCTGGGTGCATGCAAGGGAATCCTCCAGAATCCTATCGTCCTGAAACTTCCGCCGGGAGCGCGCGAGCCGTTTCTGAACCTGTCCGGCCCGCGTCCGCTCCCGCTCTCCGCGGCGGATCGTCCCGGCCTCGACCTGCCGGCGAACGAGATCGTGGTCCTCTCGAAAGACCGCTCCGAAGCGCTGGGGCTCTTTCCGTATTTCACCTTCGACGGCAGGAGCGTGACGTTCGGCATTCCCGCCGATGCCGCGTTCAAAACCCTGCTCGAACGACTTGGACTGACATTGTGAGGCTGCAATCCATGATGCGAAGAGGAAGAGCGGGGGTGCTCGCGTTCGCCCTGCTGACAATGTTCTCCGGGCCGGTGTTCGCTCTTTCGGCCGACGAGGTTGCCTCGAGGTTCTTTCCGGTCCCGTCGGCGGCGCCCGCTCTGCCCCGGTTGTCCCTGCCGCCGCTTCCGACGCCCGATGACGGCAGCCCCGGCGATGTCGACAGACACAATGAAGGCGTCCGATACAACAACGACGGAATCCGGGCCCTGGAGGAAGGAAGAATAGATGAAGCTATTCAACTCCTTCGGCGCGCGACAGAAGTCGATCCGCATGAAAAGGGAGCCTGGAACAACCTGGTTCTCGCCCTCCAGCGTGACGGATCGCGCCCCCGGGAACTGTACGAGGCGGCGCTCCAGTTGATGGCCCGGGACGACCGGGATTTCCACGCGCCGTATACCGCTGGCGTCACCCTGCTCGACAAGCTCAAGCAGCCGCGCGAGGCGATTCCCTTCCTGGAAGAGGCTCACAGGCGCAATGTGAACGATCCCGGCCTCGCCGTCGCCCTCGCGCAGGCCTGGGAAAAAGCCGGGTTCCCCGACCGGGCGCTGGAGATCCTGAAGCCGGCGGCGCCCCTGGTCAGGGACGACCCGTATCCCCAGTATCTCCTGGGGAACCTTCTGCTGGCGAAGCGCGATTACGTGCCGGCCATTCGGGCTTACCAGTCGGTGCTCGATCGCGACGGAGAGGGATTCGTCCACGACGCCTGGCTTCGGGCCAGGTATTACGCCGGCCAGCTCGACGGCCTCGCCGAGGCCATCGACGCCGCATTGCGCCGCTTTCCCGGCATCATGAACCGCCAGGTGCTGGAGCGGATCGCGTTTTCCCTCGGCGACCGGCGATACCGGCTGGTCGAGACCGTCAACGTCCAGGTCGGCGACCCGACGGCGCTGCAGAAACTCGATTTCATCATCCGGCTGCCTCCGCAGATCGCCGGCTTTCAGAAGGTGCTGCTGGAGAAGGTCTCCGTTGTATCGGACGGCCGGGAGTCGGATGTCGCCCCGTCGGCCCCGGACGCGGACGGCCGGGTCCGCATCAAGGGCGTCGAAGGCATCAGAAACGGGCTCGTGAAATTAAAATTAGTATATGATATTGAACGACGGGCGTGGCTGGGAAGCCGGGGCCCGTTCCAACCGGTTTCAGAGCCCGACATGGATGAATTGAAGCGCGACGAACGCCTCTCGCTCGAGAACGCCGGGCTGGACGCGCTCGACAGGCGACTGCGCCGCGAGGACGGCAATTTCCTCCAGAACGCCTACCTCGCGATCGGCCGCGGCCTGACCTACCGGGAGAACTTCGAAGAGCACGGCGTCGACTGGGCGCTGGCGAACCCTGACGCCTGCGATTGCACCGAGTTCTCCTGGCTCCTCGCGGCCCTCTGCATCCGCCGGGGGCTCCCCGCCCGCGTGGTGACCGGTTTCCTCGTGAAACCCGATCTCATCGGCAAAGAGACCAACATCGGCCACGCATGGGTGGACGTATATTTCAAAGGCAAAGGCTGGGTCCCCGCCGACCCGACCCTCGGCACCACCATGCACTGGGCCTACTTCGGCAACCTGCTCTCCGACCAGATCGTCTTCGACTATTTCGAACCCTCCCGCAAATCCCGCGTCAGCATCGACTTCACCTCGACCCGCGCCACCATGCCCGTCACTATCACCAACACCTATCTCATCACCCTCCGCTCCTGATCTTGAAGTTTCGAATCCTTGATGCTACCATCGCCCAATGGAGCATGAGACCGTGAACAGGTGGGAAAGCTGTCCTTTCTCGGCGAGAGGCTGGATTTGGTTGGCGTTGTTTCTTATCGTTGGTGCTGTTCCGCTTTGCATGTATCTCCGGATTGTTCCGATCAGTGCTGACGTTCAGGAATTTTGGACGGGGCAGACCGAAACGTTCGATTTCTTTTCCTTTTATCGTGCCAGATGGACCGTATTATTGGCGGCGGTCGGGCTGTTCGGATTCCTGAATCTGGAAAGATCCCAAAGCCGATCGGGATACTCATTCCTCCTCGGGATATATGCATTTTTCATCGTTGCTTCAACGGCTTTTTCGGAGCGCCCCTGGCAGGCAGTGGATGGAGCTCCGGGGCGGTATGAAGGGACTGCGGTGCTTCTTGCCTACGTGATCATTGCCTATTTAGCCTTGAGTCAGGCCAGATGCCCGACCTTTTCCAGAAAACTGCTCGGTGCAACGCTTGCAGGTGGTTTGATTGTCTGTCTCGTCGGACTGGCTCAATTTCTCAATCACGACCCTTTCAGGACGCTGCAGGGAAAACATCTCGTGATGCCTGCAAGTGCGCACAACCAGGTGAAATCTCTCGAATTCAACGTGACGAACGGCTTTATTTACGGAACGTTGCCGAATCCTAATTATACTGGAAGTTATATAACTATTATTATGGCTATTACGTTCGGTGGCGTTTGGCTTGGAAGAGGTAAGTGGCGATGGACATTGCTGCCTCTGCATTTTCTCGCTTATATCAATTGGTTTGGATGTCGATCGAGAGCCGGACTGCTTGGTGGGGGACTGGCGATCATATTTTTATTGCTCATGGGCAGGAGCCGTTGGCGGGAAAATCTGAAGTTGGCAGGAATATTGTTTCTTTCATACGTCACCATATTCTTTTGGATGGATTATATAAGTCTTAAAACACCCAATTCACATCGGTTATTGGATAATTTCTTCAGCAGACCATCCCATCGAATGCCAATTGCGAATGATTTCAAAGATCTTATTCTGGCAACAGACTCGTTTGATCTTGTCTATTCCGGCAGTCTGATGCATTGTGACTACAAGAAAGGAAATTTTGAATTTCGGAATCAGGCGGGAAACGTCGTAACCTATGAATTAGACGGGCAACAGGCGAAGTTTCCGAAAAATGAGTTTTTTGGATTTACCGTTGCAATTGCGACCGAATCAAAAGTGGTCCAGATCACCAGGCTTGAGAACACCATCAGTCTCATTCACACGAAACAGGGCTTCATGTTCATTGATGACAGAATGCGTCCAGTACGATTCAGAAAAGTTCCAAAATACGGTTTTGAGGGTCGAGAGCAGTGGGGGACGATGAGAGGGTTTGCTTGGTCGAGAAGCCTTCCGCTCATGTGGGATGCTTTGCTTATGGGATACGGCCCCGACATGTTTCTCTTTCATTTTCCTCAGGATGATTATCTCGAGAAACTCAGGGCTGGAATCCCGCTGTTTATGCGATTCGACAAGCCGCATAACATGTTTCTCCAGATCGGTATCAATACGGGGGGACTTTCTCTTCTTGCCGTGCTGATACTGTTTGGAAAATATCTGTTGCAGTCGGTGCTTATATTCTGGCGTGCCCGTTTTGAAGACGCTCATGAAATATATGGGGTGTGCATTGCCGCCGCTATCGGCGGTTACCTTGCGGCAGGTATGTTCAACGACAGCTCCCTGTCGGTGGCCCCGGTTTTCTGGGCGCTTCTGGGAGCGGGGATTGGCATCAACATGAAGCTTGCAGAACGAACGTCCGCAGTTGTCGGACAACCGCTCGTATCAGGCGATTCCGTAGAATAGCGCGCTCGATCAGTTGCATGAACTTCAGCAACATGATGCAAGTCGGCTCGCCAGATATTCCAGAAACACGGTCGAATCGTGTTTGTGGTCTCCTGTCATGCGCCCTGAAAGAATATACTCGTTTCTATATGACTTTTCCCAGATATCGGTGATTTCCTTGAAAGAGGCGAAAGCCGCGTTATACCGGACGTACAATTCGGAAAAAACGGCTTCGTCTGTTTTATCAAGTTCCCAACGCTCCGGGCAGATGCACCCGTCCGTGTGTTCCGCTTTTCCGGAACAGAATGTAACGGGGTAACAACGGCACATCCCGGGGCGGGCATCATGTATCCCGCAAGCAGCATGGGGAGTCGACCTGCGAAAAAAAACGCAGGCTCCGTTTTCCCTTTTTATACAGACGATGAAACGCCCTTCGCCGGTCAACCGGAACGAGAAATACCCGTATTCCTCAATCGTCGGTGAGAGGGGTTCCAACGTGCACCAGTCATCGAGAGGCGTGCTGAGAAACGCTGCAAGTCGTTGTATATCGACGCCATTTATCGGCACGATATAGGTACGGCAGCATCTTGCATCGCATCGGTCGCATGGAATCGATTTCATCCTCCGTCTCCTTCAGATGCTGCGTATATCCTCATTTTCGGCATGACCGAATGACACAGATGACTGTGGTGGAACATCGGAGATATCCGGAGGACATCTGTGCCATTCGAGACGCGTTTCGTTTCCCCTTAAACCCAGCAAGAGGCCCTGGTGGCCTGGAAGAGGATGGCGAGTTTCAGGGCTCGCGAGAAGTCGATTTCCTTCAGGTCTTTGGTTTTGCCTTCGACGTCGACGGACTCGACGACGAGGGTGTCGGCGTTGAGAACCGCCTTGACCGGGCCGGCGTGGTACTGGAGTTTGCCCTTGCCGGCGGTGAGCGACTCGGCGAAACCGCCGAACTTCGCGTGCAGGGTGTCGCCGTCCCACAGGTAGCCGTCATTCTCGTGCTCGAAGCTGTTGGCGGTCAGGTAGAACTTGGGCTTGTCCTTGTAGGGGGCGCCGCTGGTCGGGCAGAAGGTCGTGCAGTTGCCGCACTCGTTGCAGAAATCGCCGATGTTGAGCACCTGCGGCTCCTGGCCGAGGCGGAACGTCTCGAGGGTCTCGATCTTCCAGCCATTGTTCTTGCGCACCGCGTGCTGTTTCTGGAAGTCGCCGGGCTTCACCCGGTAGCTCCGGTTCGCTCGATTCGGGCAGACGCTGACGCAGACGTTGCAGACGTCGTCGCAGTTGAGGCAGCGGCGGGCCTCCTCGCGCACTTCGTTGTCGGTGAGGCTCCGGATGACGACGTTGAAGTTGATGCGCTCGGAGACGGGGATCTCGGGCAGCTTCAGGCCGTGCACCCGCCGTGCCGACTTCTGCTGGAACTGGGCCGGCGTCAGGTTCTTGTCTACCTTGCCAGACAGCTCGGGAAGCGGCCGGCCGGCTTTCGCGAGAATGTTCATGGCTGCCTGTCTGCCGTCGGCGACGGCCTTGACGATCGTCGCCGCGCCGCGCACCAGGTCGCCGCCCGCGAACACCTTGTCGAGCTTCGTCATGCCGGTTCCCGGATCGATCTTCAGCTCTTCGGGCTTCATGAAGTCGATCACGATGTCCTGGCTGATCGCCGGTATGATCGTGTCGAAGGGCAATTCTTCAATAGCTCCTGGTATCTTTTCCGGCTTCGCGCGGCCGTCGGGACCCTTCGCGCCGAGCCGCATCTTCTGCACTTTCAGGGCGGACACCTTACCGTCGCGCGTCAGAACGGCCTCGGGGGCGCACAGCTCGAGAATCTCGATCTTCTCGTCGAGCAGCGCTTCGATCTCTTCCCGGTCGGCGGGCATCTCGGCGCGGGTGCGGCGGTAAACCAGCGTGACCGAGCCGGACGGCCCGACGAGGCGCAGCGCCGTGCGGGCCGCATCCATCGCGGAGTTGCCACCGCCGATGACGGCGACGCGCGGGCCGATCGACACCGGCTTGTTGCGGCGCACGTCGGACAGAAGTTTCAGACAGTCGATGACTCCGGCCGCATCCTCGCCGGGGATACCCATCTTCTTTGCAGCCTGGGCGCCGACGGCGACGTAGATGAAGTCGTTCTCGTTGCGGAGCGCGGCGAACCGGTCGCGGGTGATGGCTGTCTCGTAACAGATCTTCACGCCGAGGCTCTGGATCGCCTGGACATCCTTCATGATCGCATCGGCCGTCAGCCGGAACGCCGGAATCGCGTCGCTGACCATGCCGCCCGCGAACGCCTTCGTTTCGTAGACCGTGACAGCGAACCCTTCGAGTGCCAGGAAGTAGGCACAGGCCAGCCCCGACGGGCCAGCGCCGATGACCGCCGCCTTCATACCATTCGCCTTCGCGGGCTTCGGCATGGGCGAGTCGGGATTCTTCTCGGCAATGAACCGCTTCACTTCGCGGATCAGCAGCGACGAATCGTAGTTCATGCGGGTGCACTTGTGCTGGCACTGATGATCGCAGACCATGCCAAGCACGTTCGGGAATGGGTTCGTGCGCCGGATGACCTCGTAGGCTTTGCGATACTCGCCGAGCGATGCGTAATACAGATAGTTCGGGATATCCTGGCTCGCCGGGCAGGTGGTGATGCAGGGAGCCCGCACGCAGTCGAACTCGGGAAGCGGCCGCGCCGTCTTGACCGATTCGCCCGTTTTGCTGTTCTGATGATAGGCGGAAAGCGTCGACGCGGTGCCGGCGTATTTGCGCAGGTTCGTAAGCGCCGCGCGCTTCACGTCGCCGTCGAGCCGTCCGGAACGCCGGAGAATAAATGACTCTATAGAATCGGCGTGTTCGTCGCGCATGCGCGCCGCCAGTTCCTGGAGATACTGGAGCTGGCGGGCATAGCCGCCCGGCTTGAGCAGGTCGGAGCAGACGGTGACGGGCCTGATGCCGCAGGAGATCAGGTGGGGCAGATTGAAGCAGTCGGCGCCGGCCGAGAAGCTCAGGTCGAGCTCGCCGTCGAACTCGTTCTGCAGCTTCGCCGCGACGCGGATGCTGATCGGGTGAAGGGCGCGTCCGCTCATGTACATCATCTTCTCGTTGGGTGGGAAGACATTCTTGTGGTTCACGCTCTCGAGCGTGTTGGTGAGTTTCAGCGAGAACTGGGTCTTCATCTCGGCCGAGGCGGCGCGCAGGTTTCTGATCAGCTTCACGGCGTCGGGGTATTTGAGGTCGTGGCCGAACGCCTCGTCGGGCACGTTGGTCGCGAAGCCGAGCACGTCGTTGAGGATATGGCGCAGTTCGGCCGGCCCGAGCAGGGTGGGGTTCAGCTTGATCGTCGTATGGTAGCCACGCTCCTTCACGAGATACATGCCGATCTTCTCGATCTCGTCGGGCGGACAGCCGTGCATCGTTGACAGCGTGATGTTGTCCGACATGCAGTCGGGAATGTCGAGGTCGCGGATCGCGGGGTAGAGCTTCGCGACGGCGGCGATCTTGGCTTCCTTTTCCGCGCGGGCGTTTGCCATGCGGTCGAGGAACCGCTGAACGTTGGGTTTCCTGATGCCTTCGAGATTGTAGCCGACGCTCATGTTGAAGATGAAGCCGCGGCCGCGCTTCACGTCGCGGCCGAGCTTGTGATTAAGCATGTGGAGGAGGATCCAGGCGTTGAGATACTCGTCGAACGAATCGTCGAGCTTCATCTCCTGAGACCATTCGCAGTTGTAGCCTTCGTCCTGTGCGTCGATGCAGGGCTTGGAGACGTTCAGCTCGTCGAGCGTCTGGATCGTCTTCAGCTCGAGATACCGACTGCCGCACAGCCACGCCGCGATCAGGTTCTGCGCCATCTGCGTGTGCGGGCCCGCCGCGACGCCGATCGGCGACTCCATAGGCGTGCCGAACCGGGTCATGGTGAACGGATCGCCCTCGGCGGGCGTGAAAAAAAGGCTTTCATGAATGCCGAAAATCTCTTTGCGCTCATCGTATTCGCGCAGGATCCAATCGGCGAGACGCTCGATCGAAACACGTGCAAACTCTTTCGACATGGGAAACAGGGCTCCTTGCCTTGAAATGAGAACTCTCTTCGCCGGGCATTTTATCACATTTTTTCGGCACGCGACGCTTGACGATCCGTGCCCGGCCGATGTTGAATACGCAAAACCTTCGTTTGTTTACGGAAGAAAGGGTGGATCGATGGCTGTTCTCCGTCTGCTCGACCGGGCGGCATATATGCTGTTGATTGCGGTAGCCATCAGCCGGTCTGCTTCTTTTGGTGCCTGGATACTTGCAGCGCTGATAGCAGTGTTGATCATGTTCCGCTGGCACTGGGCTTCCGAGGTGGCATGGTTGCCGGACCGGCTTCTTCTCTCCCTTCCCCTCTTCTGGGCAATGGAGCGAATTGGGAATGTATTGTTGCTTGAGTTGCCGGTTGCGCCCCTGTTCGGGGGAATGATCGTGTTGTCGCTGGTCATCCTGGCATCATCACGAACACCCGAAACAAAAGAACGAATATCGCCTGAGCTCGAGTGGGGAATCCTGCTGGCCTTGATATTTCAGTTGGGAATTTCCATCGCGCTTTGTTATCTGACGGATCAATACCCGTCTGAAGATTTTCTCAAACTGCTCTGGCTGACGGCCGCCTTTTTTGGCGCCGTGCCGATAAGCTATGCCGTCTTTTCGATCGGCTCTGAAGCCGGAGCGCTATTTCCCGGGGCAAAATCCCGATAGGCATTGGTGAGAAGGCCAATCGAGAAAAAGGCCAGCATCGCCACCTCTTCGTCCCCAAAACTATATTCGGTCAGCCCCGAACCAAGGAATGCCACGATGACGGGAAACGCCGCTTCAGCCATTCCGCGCTCCCAGAGCGGCAGATCGCTCGAGGCCACCATCAAACACCACCGGCTGATTGCGGCCCAGAACCAGAAAAAAGCCACGAGGCCGAACATCCCCGTCATTGTCAGGATCTGAAGAAACGTGTTGTGAAGATGCCCGTAAACCCAGTTCTTTTCACGCTCGGCAGGGGTCACGCGGCTTCGGTAATGGGGTTTGACATTGTTCATACCGACCCCGAACACCGGATGTTCCGCGAGAATAGTCAGCCCGATACTCCAAATACGCAGACGGATGTTATTCAGTCCATCGGGTGTCGCCGCAGAGGTGTCGAATGCGTCCTGCCGATTGGTCATTGACCGCGTAAGAAACGCGAGACTGCTGATGCTCAACACAGTGACGCAAAGAATTACTGCAAGAGCCTTGGGGTTGCGCCGAAACATGCTCAACAGACCCAAGACGAGTCCAATAACCGCTCCACGGGTGAAGGCCGCGAAAAAACCAAAAATTTGCATGACAAAGGCCCCCCAAAGAAACCACCGGATTTTGGTAGATTCTTGGGGAATCACCAACCATCGGAGAGTGATGACGATGAAGATCATCTGACATTCGGCAAATGTCAGAGGCAAGGAAAAAAATCCTGTTGTTCTTTCCCAGGCGCCATGCAAAAAGAGAGTTTTCAGCGGTCCGGCGACAGCGGCCACAGCTCCGGCGCCTACGAGACAACCGATAACGATTCTGCGCATGCTGCTGGTTAATACGGCTCCGAAACTAGTACTGAAGACGAGGATGATCAGAATTTTGCGCATTTCGGCAAAGGCTTTGTATGAATCCGACGCCTGTGGGAGGGATAATAGACAGGCGAGAGCAAAGCCGAAATAGGCATGCTC
Coding sequences:
- the ygfK gene encoding putative selenate reductase subunit YgfK codes for the protein MSKEFARVSIERLADWILREYDERKEIFGIHESLFFTPAEGDPFTMTRFGTPMESPIGVAAGPHTQMAQNLIAAWLCGSRYLELKTIQTLDELNVSKPCIDAQDEGYNCEWSQEMKLDDSFDEYLNAWILLHMLNHKLGRDVKRGRGFIFNMSVGYNLEGIRKPNVQRFLDRMANARAEKEAKIAAVAKLYPAIRDLDIPDCMSDNITLSTMHGCPPDEIEKIGMYLVKERGYHTTIKLNPTLLGPAELRHILNDVLGFATNVPDEAFGHDLKYPDAVKLIRNLRAASAEMKTQFSLKLTNTLESVNHKNVFPPNEKMMYMSGRALHPISIRVAAKLQNEFDGELDLSFSAGADCFNLPHLISCGIRPVTVCSDLLKPGGYARQLQYLQELAARMRDEHADSIESFILRRSGRLDGDVKRAALTNLRKYAGTASTLSAYHQNSKTGESVKTARPLPEFDCVRAPCITTCPASQDIPNYLYYASLGEYRKAYEVIRRTNPFPNVLGMVCDHQCQHKCTRMNYDSSLLIREVKRFIAEKNPDSPMPKPAKANGMKAAVIGAGPSGLACAYFLALEGFAVTVYETKAFAGGMVSDAIPAFRLTADAIMKDVQAIQSLGVKICYETAITRDRFAALRNENDFIYVAVGAQAAKKMGIPGEDAAGVIDCLKLLSDVRRNKPVSIGPRVAVIGGGNSAMDAARTALRLVGPSGSVTLVYRRTRAEMPADREEIEALLDEKIEILELCAPEAVLTRDGKVSALKVQKMRLGAKGPDGRAKPEKIPGAIEELPFDTIIPAISQDIVIDFMKPEELKIDPGTGMTKLDKVFAGGDLVRGAATIVKAVADGRQAAMNILAKAGRPLPELSGKVDKNLTPAQFQQKSARRVHGLKLPEIPVSERINFNVVIRSLTDNEVREEARRCLNCDDVCNVCVSVCPNRANRSYRVKPGDFQKQHAVRKNNGWKIETLETFRLGQEPQVLNIGDFCNECGNCTTFCPTSGAPYKDKPKFYLTANSFEHENDGYLWDGDTLHAKFGGFAESLTAGKGKLQYHAGPVKAVLNADTLVVESVDVEGKTKDLKEIDFSRALKLAILFQATRASCWV
- a CDS encoding O-antigen ligase family protein → MNRWESCPFSARGWIWLALFLIVGAVPLCMYLRIVPISADVQEFWTGQTETFDFFSFYRARWTVLLAAVGLFGFLNLERSQSRSGYSFLLGIYAFFIVASTAFSERPWQAVDGAPGRYEGTAVLLAYVIIAYLALSQARCPTFSRKLLGATLAGGLIVCLVGLAQFLNHDPFRTLQGKHLVMPASAHNQVKSLEFNVTNGFIYGTLPNPNYTGSYITIIMAITFGGVWLGRGKWRWTLLPLHFLAYINWFGCRSRAGLLGGGLAIIFLLLMGRSRWRENLKLAGILFLSYVTIFFWMDYISLKTPNSHRLLDNFFSRPSHRMPIANDFKDLILATDSFDLVYSGSLMHCDYKKGNFEFRNQAGNVVTYELDGQQAKFPKNEFFGFTVAIATESKVVQITRLENTISLIHTKQGFMFIDDRMRPVRFRKVPKYGFEGREQWGTMRGFAWSRSLPLMWDALLMGYGPDMFLFHFPQDDYLEKLRAGIPLFMRFDKPHNMFLQIGINTGGLSLLAVLILFGKYLLQSVLIFWRARFEDAHEIYGVCIAAAIGGYLAAGMFNDSSLSVAPVFWALLGAGIGINMKLAERTSAVVGQPLVSGDSVE
- a CDS encoding transglutaminase domain-containing protein yields the protein MMRRGRAGVLAFALLTMFSGPVFALSADEVASRFFPVPSAAPALPRLSLPPLPTPDDGSPGDVDRHNEGVRYNNDGIRALEEGRIDEAIQLLRRATEVDPHEKGAWNNLVLALQRDGSRPRELYEAALQLMARDDRDFHAPYTAGVTLLDKLKQPREAIPFLEEAHRRNVNDPGLAVALAQAWEKAGFPDRALEILKPAAPLVRDDPYPQYLLGNLLLAKRDYVPAIRAYQSVLDRDGEGFVHDAWLRARYYAGQLDGLAEAIDAALRRFPGIMNRQVLERIAFSLGDRRYRLVETVNVQVGDPTALQKLDFIIRLPPQIAGFQKVLLEKVSVVSDGRESDVAPSAPDADGRVRIKGVEGIRNGLVKLKLVYDIERRAWLGSRGPFQPVSEPDMDELKRDERLSLENAGLDALDRRLRREDGNFLQNAYLAIGRGLTYRENFEEHGVDWALANPDACDCTEFSWLLAALCIRRGLPARVVTGFLVKPDLIGKETNIGHAWVDVYFKGKGWVPADPTLGTTMHWAYFGNLLSDQIVFDYFEPSRKSRVSIDFTSTRATMPVTITNTYLITLRS
- a CDS encoding O-antigen ligase family protein encodes the protein MKTTSGHPLTTYGLIGYALTAGFSISLSQICLGLAFLGLFRSLFRNSEPVPWAGFEHAYFGFALACLLSLPQASDSYKAFAEMRKILIILVFSTSFGAVLTSSMRRIVIGCLVGAGAVAAVAGPLKTLFLHGAWERTTGFFSLPLTFAECQMIFIVITLRWLVIPQESTKIRWFLWGAFVMQIFGFFAAFTRGAVIGLVLGLLSMFRRNPKALAVILCVTVLSISSLAFLTRSMTNRQDAFDTSAATPDGLNNIRLRIWSIGLTILAEHPVFGVGMNNVKPHYRSRVTPAEREKNWVYGHLHNTFLQILTMTGMFGLVAFFWFWAAISRWCLMVASSDLPLWERGMAEAAFPVIVAFLGSGLTEYSFGDEEVAMLAFFSIGLLTNAYRDFAPGNSAPASEPIEKTA
- a CDS encoding zinc ribbon domain-containing protein, whose product is MPTYSYFCPACEKKFDAFHSMKCTDPQLCPTCGTAGKKLLSASSIIFKGSGFYTTDYRSSGYVEAQNRDKDTSTPAAPKSDGGSGGASSGAGTAKTADSSAPSASSGDASSPSSTAGGKEQACAA